In Desulfosporosinus youngiae DSM 17734, the genomic stretch GATGAAATTGACCTAATGGAGCCGGATGATATACCCTTAAGTGAAGAAGAAGAACGGCAAATGAATAACAACACGGAATTTGTGTCATGGGAGGATGCGATGCATGAGCTCAATTTACCAACTGACATTAAACCGTGATTCGATAAAATTTCTTGCCAAGCAGGAAAGAGCTGTTCAGGAACGTATCCGTAAAGCAATATCAGGTTTAGCCATTCGTCCACCGATTGGAGATATTAAGCCTCTTAAAGGGCAAGTAAAGTTGATGCGTTTACGAGTTGGTACATATAGAATAATTTTTGAAGTTAATCATAAGGAACAAATTATATATATATTAACTATCGACAATCGTGGTGATGTCTATTAAAAGATGTAAGCACAAAAAAGCCGGTGATCCTTAGAGTAAGGAAATCCGGCTTTTTGCTTCCATAAAATGTCTTAGCGTATATTTTCGTTAAAAGGTTGGCGAGACCCCTAGTAGTGATAAAGTTGAGAACGAGAATTGGATTGGGGAGAGCATTAAAAAATGCGCATCAGAATGTGTTAAGAAGGGATAGATATGGGACAAATCGAAAAACTCCTGAATACTGCCGGCAAAACGATTACCGATCTGGAACTCCAGCAGATCCTCGGAGAGCCGGATTATTCTCGCTTTCAGAGGGAAGTGGAAAGGCTGGTCGAGTCAGGATTGCTCACGCCTATAAAGGCTTCCCCAAAAAATGGCCGCTTGCCGCCTCTCTATACTAAATATAAAATTATTAAGCCCCAGGAGGATTATGCCGTTTATCTGGAGTCCATTCGCCGGCTTAATCCTGTGCTCAGCGTTGGGGATATTTCGGAGAATCAGCCCGGTTTAAAAGGGTAAAAGAAAATCTGAAAACGGTTCAGGAACGCGCAGTAGCGGGAGAATCTCTGCGAATCTGGTACAGCAATCGGCCTGATGAAATGTGTGGACTCTATTGGTTCATGGAGCAGTTGAATCAGTGGAAAGTGCCTGGTAAACAAGTTTCTATTGTCAAGCTCCCCGAATGGGAGGCTGACGAAGATATGCTAATCTATCACCGAGTGTTGAAAAAGCGTACTTAACAGATTAAATATAATAAAAGCCCCCTTGAAACTACGAAATAGGTCATCATACTTCGTGTTATCAAGGGGAGTAATTTAGAAATAAGGTCGATAGTTACATTAAGTTATAACGTGAAGAAACGTGTGATTTTCTCCCAGACCCCTGGAGTTATTACCGCCGTTCCTCCTGAAATACCGGCACGCTTGATAGTGGACTTTCGCCCGATTTTTGTGTAAAATTTTGAAAACTAAAATGAATTGAGTGATTTAAAATGGAAAATAAAATGAAAATCTGTGGACATCCTCACGGAATGGGCGGACATCCGCAGGGTAAAGGTGGTCATCCAGGTGGGCACCCGGGAATGAACGTTGACTACGATAAGAACCCGTTCATCGTAATCTGGGAAACTACTCGTGCCTGCGGGCTTAAGTGCCAACACTGTCGTGCAGATGCGCAACCTGATCCGCATCCGGAGGAGTTAACCCACGAGCAAGGTATCGCTCTAATCGATGAAATCTACGCAATGGACAACCCGATGCTGGTTTTCACTGGTGGGGACTGTATGCTTCGAAAAGACCTTTTTGAATTAGCAGATTACGCTATTAAAAAAGGAATGCGTGTTTCCATGAGCCCAAGTGCTACTGTTGAAGTAACCAAAGAGCGCATGGACAGGGCGAAAGAAGTTGGGATTTCTCGTTGGAGTTTTTCAATTGACGGTGCAGATGCTAAGACGCACGATGCTTTCCGTGGAATCGATGGAACGTTTGATTTAACAATTGAGAAAATTAAATATTTAAATGAAATTGGTGTTTCTCATCAGATCAATACTTGCATTAACAAAGCAAACTTACACCAAGTTGAGCAAATGGCGGAATTAATGAAAGAGTTGAAGACTTCGGTTTGGTACATTTTAATGATGATTCCAACCGGACGCGCTTCAATGGCTGATTGTATAACAGCTGCTCAGCACGAAGAAGTGTTCAAGTGGCTTTATGAGTTAAGTAAAGATGCGCCTTATGATATAAAAACAACTGCGGGTCAGCACTATCGTCGTGTTGTATTCCAACAACGTGCTAAGGAAAATGGTACTACAGGTGAGCAAATCACTTTCGAAGGTACTAAGACACGTGACATGGCTCAGTTCATTGACGGTCTGGCAAGAGCACCAAAAGCAGTTAACGATGGAAATGGTTTCATCTTCGTATCACACATCGGTGACGTTACACCCAGTGGATTTTTACCATTAGTAGTTGGTAACGTTAAGGAAAATAGACTGCGCGACATCTACCGCGAAAGCCCTATTTTAAAAGACTTGCGTTCACCAGATAAGTACGAAGGTAAATGCGGTATTTGTGAGTACAACAAAGTTTGTGGTGGATCAAGAGCGCGTGCATACGGCGCAACTGGAAATTATATGGCATCAGAGCCATTCTGCGTGTATATTCCAGAGAAGATGAGAAAGAAATAGAATTATGTTACTAGTAACAGAAGACGACAAGATAGCTGGAGGTGTATAGGAATGAATTTTGGTGAGATTTTTAAGGATATTTCTGCGGGACTTTTGGTTACAGATGCAGATTTCAATGTGATCTGGGCCAATAAATTCGAGGAAGAGTTCTATGGGAAAACCGTTATGGGTTTGTGGGCTTTAGACTGTCACAAGGAAGAAAATCGCCAAAAGATTGCCGACTTTATATCGCGGTTCAAAACCGGGGAATTAAAATCCTTTACCAAAATAGCCTTTGGGATGGTTATTACCTATAGCAGCTATTTTAAGGATGGGGAATTTGCCGGAATGATTCGAACAAGAATTTATTTGCCCGAAGGGGCTGATGCAAAGGAGACAGCTCATTATCCAAAGTAAACTCGTTAAGCTATTTATTTCGTTACCGGAAAATGAACTTCCAAGGAGGAACCGGCTGTGCCTGCCCGGAAAGTACCCTGTTAAAAAGTCTCTTGGATCATATTGTCCTGGAAAGAAACGAAATTGCGATTCTAGATATGGAAGCAGGACTGGAACATTTCGGGCGGGGGGACAGCCATGGGTGTGGATGCCTTTATTGTTGTGGTGGAACCTGGGCGACGCAGTATTGAAACAGCTCAGGCAGTGGCCAAACTTGCCGAGATCTAACAGGTGCTTGATTTTCTGCCGGTTTTAGGGCATTTCCCCTATGATCCCGTGGTTGTAGACGCTGATTTTTATGGCCAAAATCTGTTTGATTTTAGTACAAGTTTTGTTCAAGAGGCTGAAAAGATAAAAGCTAAAATTGATTTGTTGCTTAGGTAGAGGTTAGCAAATGTTAGTTGAAGTAAAAAATCTAGTAAAACGATACAAAGATGTACTTGCTGTAGATAATGTCAGTCTGTCCATCGAAGAAGGTGATATTCTTGGGCTGCTGGGTCCTAAGGTGCGGGTAAGACCACCACCATAAACGCAATGATCGGGCTAGCAAGGGCCGATAGCGGTGAAATCCTGATTTTCGGCAGGAACTTCAAGGATTGCGAATTGGAGATCAAGCGGGATCTGGGTGTTGTACCTCAGGATATTGCGATCTTTGAAGATCTCAAGGCTTATGAAAACCTTTGTTATTTCGGGAAACTCTATGGATTAAAAGGATCACTCCTCAAGGAACGGGTGGAAGAAGCTCTGGAGTTTACGGGCCTGCTTGATAAGCAGAAGCAGTACCCCAAAAAGTATTCCAACGGTATGAAAAGAATACTAAACATTGCCTGCGCCTTAGTCCACCATCCAAAGCTCATTATCATGGATGAGCCGACAGTGGGTATAGACCCGCAGTCCAGAAGCCACATCATCCAATCAATCAAGAAACTCAACAAAATGGGTTCTACCGTCATTTACATTTCACATTATATGGAGGAAATTGAAGAGATCTGTACCAGAATCGTTATCATGGACCACGGCAGGATTATCGCCAAGGGGACAAAAGAAGAACTTAAGGCGCTGATGAGCAATAATGAAAGGGTAGTCATAGAACTTTCAAACCGGAAGAGGATGCTTACGTTCGTGGAATGATTCCATCCAAGTAAAAGACCTT encodes the following:
- a CDS encoding TIGR04053 family radical SAM/SPASM domain-containing protein — translated: MENKMKICGHPHGMGGHPQGKGGHPGGHPGMNVDYDKNPFIVIWETTRACGLKCQHCRADAQPDPHPEELTHEQGIALIDEIYAMDNPMLVFTGGDCMLRKDLFELADYAIKKGMRVSMSPSATVEVTKERMDRAKEVGISRWSFSIDGADAKTHDAFRGIDGTFDLTIEKIKYLNEIGVSHQINTCINKANLHQVEQMAELMKELKTSVWYILMMIPTGRASMADCITAAQHEEVFKWLYELSKDAPYDIKTTAGQHYRRVVFQQRAKENGTTGEQITFEGTKTRDMAQFIDGLARAPKAVNDGNGFIFVSHIGDVTPSGFLPLVVGNVKENRLRDIYRESPILKDLRSPDKYEGKCGICEYNKVCGGSRARAYGATGNYMASEPFCVYIPEKMRKK
- a CDS encoding DUF1835 domain-containing protein, with the translated sequence MKTVQERAVAGESLRIWYSNRPDEMCGLYWFMEQLNQWKVPGKQVSIVKLPEWEADEDMLIYHRVLKKRT
- a CDS encoding type II toxin-antitoxin system RelE family toxin, giving the protein MSSIYQLTLNRDSIKFLAKQERAVQERIRKAISGLAIRPPIGDIKPLKGQVKLMRLRVGTYRIIFEVNHKEQIIYILTIDNRGDVY